The genomic window AAAGTTTCCcttcctgtttattttataattactTCATTTCTCAATACTTCCCTCTATCAGAAGccctgttttcattttattaacgTCCTTGTAACGTGATTTGTTCGTCTTGCttattgtgaagcactttgattCTGTGTTGTGAAAGTAAACAGTGAGAAGTCTTCTGCACGTACCAGGTAACTTCCTGGTGATGAGCACGGAGTCTTCAAACAGCCACACGTTGCCCTGactgtgaggcagcagcagcagcgtcaccGCAGAGAAGACTgagggacacacaaacctccagGTCAGgaatcacacacagagaggaacacacagCTGTTTTCATCACAACTTGTACATGTCAAAGAGTCTCTGGTGCAACCACTTCAgtcattttggaaaataaacaTATCGTTTGTATTTAAAACCTATGGGTTGTGTTTAGTTGgagatattttattattttagtttgaaacaaacACGACATTCACACAAGCTTTTGTGTCTTTAATTGTGTTATTATGATATAGAAGCTGTTGAGTCCCTTGCAGGTCTGCAGTGGCACCAGCAGATGGCACCACCTCATGCAGCCTGTTTTTAGGGTTCAGCAGCACAAAAGGGAGGCGCCTCTGACGCTGCAGAGCGAAGCACAGATGACACATTTATTGGATTCGTCCCTCACAACACCTGCTCCCTCTCGGCTGGGAACAccacctccctgctcctgcCCTGTTTAATgccgaggagcaggaggaggacgtgggATCGGGGACAATGGAGTCAGGCCCAggcccccccaacccccccacccccttccttGTGCAGGACAAAGACAGTTTGCTGAGGCAGGGATACGTTGAACCTCCGCTCCACACAATCAATAAAATGACTGTAGCACACGGTGTCCAGTTACATGAGAGCGTGATTCATCACGAACGAGCCTCAGTgacaagttgtgtgtttgcagacagTGTCGTTAATATCTAATGACTCTGAATAATGCATAGGGGCCTGTGTGAATTATGGCTGCGTGGCTAATTGTAcagaaaacgtgtgtgtgtggtgttttttaACCATCATCCTCGTCTTCATTATTCTATTCATGTGTCTCTATGGAGCCatgtgcccttgagcaaagcaCTTCCACTTAAGGCCttgattgtgtttgttctgctgacggTTTGGGCCCCGTTGGAAAATCCTCTTTACCCTTCAAGATGGAGCTGTGACCCAGGACCTGGTCAACCAGTGATTATCAACCAGTCATTCCACTTCTATCTCTATATCACTGCACTGGTTTCGTGTGTTGTCAGAGCCTAATGGTTTGTTTTGTGCTCCTCCCGGAAGCCGTGATAACTCACTGGGTCTCTTCGTGGTGCTCCATGGCAGTGGGCTGGGGACGTAGCCTTCCTTCTGGCCCAGCAGGGTCAGACTGAGGCCCGGGCTGTAGGCCACCCAGAGCAGAACCTCGCCTCGCGGCCCGGTGGCCACAGAGCTGCTCAGCGTGTGGTTCAGGTAAACGTCCACCGAGGCCCCCGGCAGCGGCTGACGGGTCACCGCGTCCCTCACCAGCACTCTGAGGGCGAACCGGGGCTCTGGAGAGAGGATGACAGAGAGTTAAATCTTCAATGAGTCTCTGCATGAGCTCCATCAGCATGCAGACATTTCCCTCGCCATGAAAAAGTGATGAGGCCAGCagggctgaggaggaagagccaCGCTCGCCATGTAAGACGGTTCACCTCTTCTTATCGTCACAGTAAAACATGTAAATTCATCTTTATCCTGGAGTTGACTGCTGCAGTTCACCCAGGGaagaatcagtgtgtgttttcaatgtgtAGTTCACACGACACTGCTCACACACcagatgtaaacacagactTTGCAGCAGTGAGGTCATCGGTGTATCAGCAGAGGATTACCCCCGGCTGGAGATAAAACCCTCCACACCTTCACTTTGTACTTAATCCTGCAAATTATATTCAATAACCTATAGACCAGATTAAATAGTCAGTTTAGGGTTTAGAAATCCAGGATTAATTAATCTGATGAGGCTTTTCACTTTGCATCTTTTACTTTGATTGTTCATTACCTTTAAAAACACGTATTATAGTCTCGGCTGCAGGAAAATAAGGTTTTAAACATAAAAGTCTGTTCAGAGAAGTATTAGGCAAActgtttattctgttattttatatctGCAAATTAGctgtgatggaaaaaaacacagcgtcaacacaaaaacaataaatgtgagATGCGTGCAGCGCTGCTCCGTCGTGAGTCACAGGTAATTAGCATCTCTTCTAACAATGAGCTGGAGGCCTTTGTGTGAGAATCACCTTGTGTCCGGGCCGAGGGGGCCGAGGGGCCGCGGGTGGCTCCCGGGGAGGTCGGGTCTATGACCGCGGCGTGGTCTCCATTGTCCCCGGGCGAGGAGGAGGGCAGGCCGCCGCCCTCCTCCGCCGCCCTCGCCGTCTCGTCCAGGCAGCAGACGAGGAGCAGCGacggcaggaggagcagcagcggcggcaggcAGCGTTCACTAGCGGGCATGGCGAGAGGGGGAGCAGGCTCACAGACATTACGGACCACGGAGGAGAACCGGGTCCGGTGATCGCTACGGCCTCATCCCCCCTCAGCGTCGGTGGCTGTGCGGACTCCCGCGGTCAGAAGATGCGCTGGTGCTGATGCTGGGCGTGAGTCAGATCGTCTACCAGCACAGATGAGTCACTCGGTGGAGAAACACGATGCTCATCAACACGGCCTTAAACAGAATATCGAGTAATtgaattgtgttgtttcttatttagtttgtgttttgatttaaagttattcttgtgtttgttttgatttctaTCATTTTCATCACATTGTATTGACTGAAGCATTTTTCCTATTTATAGATTGATAGTCGGTGAAAGTCGATTGAAAGAACGAGAGAGTGAGACATCCTGGCGTGTTGAGGATCTTTGTGAAGACGGAAGATTCTATTACATCATTGGGCTCCACAtggcgccccctggtggtgtgTCTAGCACCCTAAGGTTTTTAATACAGACAAAGTAACTTCATCCAAGTGACAACACTATAAAATTAAATTCAATATTCTGCTATTGCACAAGACGTATCTCAAAATGATGAATTAAAATTTCCGGCTTCGTGACTCGAGTGTCAATGACAGAAtattctttctgttttcatccTTGAGTCAAACTTTGAAGTGTTCGTGAACTTTTTTTGTCCAAGATGTGAAATTACAGGGAGAGAGTGTAGTACAGAAACTAATACTGACCTGTCTCACATGTGGGATTTAAAACATACAGGCTATTTGTGGACATGTGGACGAGACAGCAGCGTGaccacaggacacacacacacacacacttagagagGTGGACATTTTCTTCAGCAGAAACCAGATGTTTCATGTTTCTCGAGGGGAGCAGCTGTCCATCCAGGTCCTCATTGGTAAAGTCATGAAATTCAATGTGATTGTGCGTATgtgtcacttgtgtgttttctaaagCAACACATATTAAACCCCCCTTGAAGATAGCTGCTGAAAGgggtcatttgtttttctagcTGATTTATCACgtgacaggaagcagcaggccCACAATGACCAggtgaacacacgcacacacagacacacaaacaccacatgcCATATTCTCTTACCCACCACCTGCATTATTCAACACGAGTGTGAAAGCAAACTCCTGAAGctcctcactgagacgacaaACACAAGCTCCAGTgttggtttctctgtttttctgctcTAACACTGAAATGTTTGCCGCAGCCACTAAGAACTTTGTGAAGCAGGTGGGAGACACCGGGAGGTTGATCCCCGTCCCGAGCCTGAGCGAGGCCGACCGGTACCAGCCGCTCAGCCTGGtcacgaggaagaggaagaggcaccTGTGGAAGAAGAACAAGTTCGCGTCCACGGCCTTCTCCCTGAAGGACATCCTGGTGGGAGAGAAGGAGATCACAGCAGGTATGTGAAGAAGACACAGGGATCAGGGTCTGTGAGAGGATCAGGATCAAAGTTTAGCCTCACATATTAATTTaggctttttaaaaaaaaaagtatggaAGAAAGACTCCATCAAATTCAAATATTCCAATACTATTTCATGGTTTGGAGTTTTATTTGTGGGAGAAACTCGATTAGATGTGAAATAGTGTGAAGGGTTGAATTCAGgctaattttaaataatattggcagtaatattttcacattaaatctgtataaaaagacaaagagttTCTTTATCTTTTACTAAAAGTGTTTCTGATATTGTCAAACTGCTCCTTTCTATTTCCTGATTCATTGTTGTttagtatttaaaataaatttgatgAGGTGGATTTAAAAGGCATCTCTCCAGGCACCACAGTCCGTAGTGTAAATTAGAATTTTAGTAAATCTACTTGGTTCCATTCCCAACATATCTTTTTTATAACTTCACAGGCGTCTCGTCCTATCAGCTCCTGAACTACGAGGACAAATCGGACGTGGCCCTCAACGGCCGCCTGGGGAACCACATCATCAACGACGTGGGCTTCAACATCAGCGGCTCGGACTCGGTGGCCGTCAAGGCCTCGTTCGGCATCGTGACCAAACACGAGCTGGAGGTGCCCACGCTGCTGCGGGAGCTCAACTCCAggtatcccagcatgcactgcagCTGTCAAACCATCACGATATCACCTCAGATATGGATTCATCTGCATCTTAACAATCTTACAAAACGTATTTTCCTGCATGTAGATTCgattttttcagattttgatGTTTACTCCTGTGACGTTatttgtgacctctgacctctgcatgACAGAGGGAACATGAGAGGGGgggttttctctgtgtggatgAATAAATGATTGTGTTACCcgacactgacacactcataGTCTGAAGGTGTTTTACATGATTGGTGTCAGATGCGTCCAAAGAGCAGAGATCAGAGTTTAAcagtttgtttcctctcaggaAAGTGGACCTGGATCACTGCCTGGTCCGTCAGTCCAAGGAGAGCCGGCGCTGCGTCCTCTGCGTGGTCGTGGAGAGCATCCGCACCACGCGGCAGTGCTCCCTCACCGTCCACGCCGGGATGAGAGGGACCACCATGAGGGTAGAGTCCTCAGCTCCAAGAAGAGACTCACTCTGCTCGGGTTCAGGTTGATGGGTTTAATTTGTGTCGTCACAGTTTCAGATCGACGACGGGAGGAACCCCAGAGGTCGAGACAAGGCCATCGTCATCCCGGCTCACACCACCATCGCCTACAGCATCTGCCAGCTGTTTGTTCGCCTGGACGGCCGGCTCggtacaacaacacacacacaaatacacaatcgtTAAACTGTGTCtcacaggaaacagagcagGTTTAAtagtatatataatatttagtaGCATCTGAGTCAGAACCAAAAGCTGTTTTCTAATGTTTCTTCTCCTGTCAGATATTTGTGTTGCTCCTGAGTCTCAGGGCGGATTTGAGCGGGAGCAGATCCGGGAGCAGCTCGGAGGCTACATCGGTCACTTCTCTATGGGTCGACTGCGCCGCTTCCTGTCCGGGATCATCTACGGGAACCCCTTCAGAGCAGGTACGATGAAAAACCTCTGCTGCACGATGAAGTACTGTTGCAAGGCTTTCTCCTAACCTATCTCATCTGCAGACGACCAGACGTTTGAGGAGCTCACCCACTCCGACACCTACATGGACGACATGGTGACGGACTACTACGAGAAAGCCGCCAGCATGACGGACGTGTCCACCACCTACCTGAGGGAAAGCACCCACCCACGGGTCAACCTCCTCAAGCACAACATCCCGAAGGGCCCCTGCGCGCTGTGCGGCATGGGGAACCAGCGGCGGGAAACCGTGTACGGCTGCTTGGAGTGCTCGACCGGAGGCCAGAAGTACGTCCGCCTGCACGTGGTGCCCTGCTTTGACCTTTGGCACAAAACG from Platichthys flesus chromosome 22, fPlaFle2.1, whole genome shotgun sequence includes these protein-coding regions:
- the pjvk gene encoding pejvakin, with protein sequence MFAAATKNFVKQVGDTGRLIPVPSLSEADRYQPLSLVTRKRKRHLWKKNKFASTAFSLKDILVGEKEITAGVSSYQLLNYEDKSDVALNGRLGNHIINDVGFNISGSDSVAVKASFGIVTKHELEVPTLLRELNSRKVDLDHCLVRQSKESRRCVLCVVVESIRTTRQCSLTVHAGMRGTTMRFQIDDGRNPRGRDKAIVIPAHTTIAYSICQLFVRLDGRLDICVAPESQGGFEREQIREQLGGYIGHFSMGRLRRFLSGIIYGNPFRADDQTFEELTHSDTYMDDMVTDYYEKAASMTDVSTTYLRESTHPRVNLLKHNIPKGPCALCGMGNQRRETVYGCLECSTGGQKYVRLHVVPCFDLWHKTLR